The following is a genomic window from Aminivibrio sp..
GCTTCCACTCATCCGGATTATTGCCGGCAGAACCGGTTTTTCGCTTTTTCTCCCCCGTCAGCATGCTGACCGAAAACGCGTTCCACAGGAGGGGACGGGTGCCCTCAATCCATGACTTGAGAATCACCATGTTGGACACAAAACTTCACTCCTTTCAAGCTTGTTCTCCTGCTTACGGAACCATTATAGCTTATAGGGCTTTATGTGTAAATAGTGTCGTTATTTCTTCTATGATAAACTTTTAATATGCAACAGAGCGTTAGCAACACTCTTGCCTTTGTGACTTCCAGAAAATGGGGAAAAATCCTTACGGAAATGAGAGGAAGGTACATGCAATGGGACAGCGTACAAGTCCTTTATTGACTTTCGTTATTGACCAGGAATTACTGGAAAGACTCGACGATTTTCGTTTCGAACAAAGGTTCCAGTCCCGGGCGCAGGCGATCCGCTGGCTTCTGGAATGGGCTCTGGACAATGGAGCGACCCCGGAAGAGAAAGACTGACCCCCCTTTCCGCCTTTGCTTTCGGGGGATGCAAGGGGGCGAAGGCCCCCTGCCGAAAGGGAGTGTTGGCGCCAGCCAACGCACCCTTGAGCCTTGCAGGGGCAAAAGACGAAAAGCAAGCCCGCAGGAAAGGACCAGCGGACTTCAAGGAACACACGAGCTGCACCGGAAAAAGGTGATCGGAACGCAGGCAGGACCCCCTGCAAGGCCTTTCATTTCGCCTTGCGGTTCGGGGAAGAGCCGGGGAAAATTTACAGATAACGTAAATACTTGCGGGGTTGTTTCAGGGGTGGAAAACGGGCGTTCCCTATTTTTCGGCAAGCGCGGCTGGAAAAGGCCGCTGGTTTAATTTCGTGAGATTTCGGGAGTGCTTTCCTTCAATTCAGCCTGTTCAATTTCCGCATCGTCCTCCCCAAGTTTCAGTGGAATTTCGGAGAGTTTTTTTGAAGGGATTTTCTCTGCGTCCCTTGATTGGAGGGCAAGAAAAAGACGATGGACGTCTTCTTCCCTGTAATTCAGGATCCTGCGAAGAGCGAGCTCTTTTCCGGACTCGTCCTTCAAAATCCAGGTATCTCGTTTCCCCCTCCGTATCCTGGAAATCGACCAGCCCTGCAACCCTATTACTTCTTCAAGCCGGGAAAAGGCGGCATCTTCCAAACGAAGGAGTCCACGAAGAATTCGTCGCGCCTCTTCCCGGGTCAGCTTCGCAACGAGCCGTTTTGCCAGGGTCAGGTCCGCCTGGAGCTGCTCTTCCGGAGAGTGGAGCGGTTCTCCCCGCTCTGCCATGACGATTTTCTCCGGAGAAATATGCCGCCGTTTCCCGGGTTTTGACACGGATTTCCAGTCGATTGGGTACCCTCTCTCCTGGAGCCATCCGCCCAGGGCCTCCCGCAGGGAAATCACTTCCCTGCGGATGGAAATCCTGTGTTTGTGTCCTTCATCGTTTCTTGGACGATAGGAAATATGAAGGTGGAGATTCTGGTCCCGTTCCTTCTTTCCGGAACCACCGGGCAATCCTTTGTGGAGGGACCACAGCACGTCCGTGGAATCCAGCCCGAGTTCCCGGACGAGAGTGGTGAGTGCATCCCTGATTTCTGCCTTCGCCATGCCGTCGAAGACCAGATTCGGCAGGGGCAGAAACAGGCGCACCTGGACGCAGGCATCATGGCGGGCTCTCCCCGCAGGAGTGTCGAGAGGGGAGAGCCCCGTTTCCATTTCTGCTATTTCTTTCCATCGATTGGCGGCTTCCCTGCGGTCGGATATTTCTCTATCTCTGCTTTCCATACCCCAAAGAAGACATTCCTTTTCCCTCGTGAGGTAGGAAGCATGAGCGGATGCCGAATGTACCGCCCGCACCCCGGAACAGAAGGACGAAAACCTCACGTAGGGTTTCCACATGATTATGATTGATTTGTCTCTGACGGGGGAACCGTGCCGCCCTGAGAGGCATCCTGGCCGGCAGGCGCCGCCTCTTTTTTTAGTTTTTCCGAAAGCGCTTTCGCCAGACCAATGACAGTTTTTCCTGCCTTTTCCTTTGCCGCCTTTTTCGACTCCACCGTTGAATTTTTGCTTTTCTGCAGGGCGTCGATTTCAATGAACTGTTCGTAAATCTGGAACTTCACATCCTCGTCGGAAATAGCGCCGAGAAGAGCGGTTCCGAGAAGGATCAGACCACGCGTCCGGCAGTTGCGCCGTTGCTCCAGTACTTCCTTTTCAAGCTGCAGAACCCATTTCCTTGCTTCTTCCAGGGCCTTCATCTTGCTGTCTCCGGTGATTACTATACGCACTTTTTTGCTTCCCACGCTTACCGCCTCCAAAGAGAAATTGTGGTATTCGCATTTAACATAGCGGTTTGCATAGGGCTAAACAAAAAACGCGAGGATAAAAACGAGGGAACTTAAATGGCGAAAGGCGTGTTCTTCAAAATTGGCTGGGGGAGGGAGGTATGAAGCTCAACCCAAGTGACACGCCGGAAAACCAAAGGACCGTGGGATCGTTCATGTGTGCACCTCGTTTCCTTCCGCGATGCGGTATACTTTGATTAAACCATCAACGGAGGTGTTCCCTTATGTGTGCCTACAAGAAAAAGATGCATGCTATAGAAGTAAGCTCTGAAGCGGATGCCGAAATGGTTGTCATAACAGATACGGAAGATGTTGGAAACGGCGAATCGTCCGTTTTCATTCACATTGACCAGCTTGATATGGTTATCCAGTGGCTCAAAGAAGCCAGAGAGGACATCATCAACAGTGAAATAGGCTAGGCCCTGACTGACAAACTCACTCCGGAGTCATCCCGGGGAATTGCTTATTGTAGAATTTCTCAAGACCGTTCATGTCGTTTACCATTATTCCGGCGAATCCTGTACGGTCAGTTTTTTCTGACCAAACAAGCTGGACGTTTCTTACGGAGTACTGAATAACAACTTTTTGGAGAGGGAAAAGGAAGAGAAACATCTCCCTCTGAGCGTATGAGGGGAGCAAAGAAAAAAAATCCCCCTTCCGGGGGACTGTAGATCTTGGGGCTGAGAAACAAATGTGCGAAAGAATTTTGACACTGCCAACCTTTGAGAGTCGCTTTTGCGGAGGCAGATAAATTTTCTGAGAACGAATCGGAAGCCATATTTTGGCTGACCCTGGACGAGGATGACGATAAAAGGATCCATGCGGCAGAAATCTTTTTTCAGCTGGAGTATCCGGATACGTATAAACAATACATCCAGTCGTTACGAGCTATCTACAGAAAAAAACGTTCTACAGAGCTTATTTCACTTTAAAAGCTTGCAGGAGGTTGTGCAACGACAGAGAAAGTGTTTTTTGCAAGGGGGAAATCCCCCTTGCAATTTCTATTTTGCAAACAATTTTGCGACAGGTTATCAAGGTGCAGAGCCGCTCCTTTTCGGTGGAGTGGCTCTCAGAGAATCGCGCAGGTGGCTCTAGAAAAACGCGTTTTGCATTCGTGGATCCGGCGGATGACCTTCACTAGCTTTTCCCTCTGCTTTTTTCGTTCCTTCCTGGCAGCGGAATTCTTTAGGCTAGTCATAGTAGCCGCTCCAGGATGTTTTGAGCCCCCTGCACATCTCCTCCACAGGATATTCCACGTGATCCCGTACAACCTCGTACTTCAGCGACTCTGAGGTTCTTTCGAGAAGATGGCCAAGGCTTTTTTTAGGATGTCACGCTTACGCCTGGTGAAGGCCAGTTCTTCCCGGAGAGCCTTGAGTTCTTCTTCCGGGGTGAGGACCTTGCCTCCGGACTGAGCAAAGGCGACGGCTCCCATTTCCTTTTTCTCCCACTTTCTCCAGGCATAAATCAGATCTACCCGAATTCCAAGGTCTTCGGCAACCTTAAAGGAAAGCTTCCCTTCCGCCACCAGCCGGAGCACTTCCTGCTTGAATTCAGGGTCGTAGTTCCGGCGTCTCTCTCCCTTTTTCCATGTGAGGCACCTCCAGTGGTGGAATCATTCCCCTTGTCGGGCCTTCATCTGTGTCCGTCAATTCCGGGGAAGGTCATTCAGCAAGGAAAGAGACGTTATGGGATACTCTTCAAATTACCTCCTAATTCATCCATGCGCTTGTAACTTCAGAGAATTCTCGAGGCGAAAAACATCTCTTTCGCCATTCTTCGACGATGCCTGGAACAGGCAAACCGCGTGCTCCGTATCGTGCCTGAAGTGTGGCTGCTAGGGTTGCTGCAGAACGGCGCATTTCCACTTTCTTTTCAAAGGTCAGAACTGAGTCGTCCTTGTCGTACGATGTTTCGCCAAGCAGTCGACCGAGTTGATGTTGTGCGGCTTCTTCCAGGACGCACATCTGCTGCTTTGCATAAAATTGACCTGACGTCTTCTTTAGAATGCGAACGACTATCGACATTGCCCGACTCGTGGAATGTCCAAAATGCCACGTAAGATATTGACTAAGCATCAAAAGCGGATCTGGTTCCACCGAACCGTCATCCGCATCCATATTTCCGAAAACAATCCTGGAGATAGCTTCGAGACCGTCTTTCTCTCGGTCCTCTATGTTCGAAATCAAGGATGATTTGATTCGATCAAAAACATCGAATTTTCGTTCTGGGAAAAGATGAAGGCATGCGGCCTCAGCCTCCAGAGTATGCAGGGAATGCTTCCGCATTTCTTCAAAAAGCCGACTGAGAGAATCCTTGATTTCTGCAGGAGAATCCGGGCTGAGCTTTGGGCCCACAACCTCGGCAAGCAGTGAGGCAATGGAAGCGAATCTCGCCCGAAATTCTTCAGGAATAGATCCGAACCACGCAGGTCCCCTTTCTTCCTTATCCAGCATGCTCTTGTCAGCATCCCACCACACAAGCAGTTTTTGCAATATCTCAACAGCATCTTCCCTCGTCCAGAAAATCTCTTCGCTGCTATTTGCTCCAAGGATTTCCGTCGCAAGAGGAATGCTTCCCCCCGTAATAGCAATACCACCTTTCTGCTTGTCCTTCTGAACCGGAAAAGAAGCAGCCGTAACATAGTTCCTGAAAAGTTTCGCAAGATCAACGCCTTCTGGATGCGGAAGGCTCAAAAAAACGAACTTATAAAAATCAGTGCCTTCCGGCAGACCATATTGGTCGGTCACTCTCCAGAGATCAGATGCCAGTCTCTTGCTTTGTCCGGCATCGAGTAATTCCATCTTATGAAGCTGTATCAGGGAAGAAAGCGCCCAGCGTCTGCGCTCTGTATCCTCTAACCCGGTTTCATACAACAATTTTTCAATAAATTCCGGTTGAATATCTATTCTCTTCACAGCAAACGCAGGTTTTTGATTGAGATTGAACAATAGAAACGGATTTCTAAATTCATCCCTGATAATTGGATTATGGAGGCCTTCAGGAACCGGTATTTTCAGCAAGTCGGGAATATGGTTATATTGCTCTGTTTCTGACATTGAACTAAGAAGCCTTCTGACCAAGCTCTTAACGTTTCCGTATTTCCCCTTATCGGGGGAAGCATAGATTTCCGCAAGAAAAGAGAGGAGTTTGCCTTTCATGTCACTCGAACACTTGCAGCATAGCCTCGAAATGACTTCTGGCAAAAGTCGGGCGAGACGTGTTCCAAAGTTGTTATTTCGAAAAACATCACCGGTGCGTATGTCATCCCGGCAATTGTCAAGCGTTTCCAGATAGCTTTGAATGAGCTGGTCCGCTTCTTTGTCGGTAAATTTATAAATTGATTCGCGGTTGAAGAGCTCGTCAGCGGCCTTCGTGTCTCCCAACCTGGCAAGCGTGGCGGCCGCCCAAAAGGAAGAAGACCGTGAAATACGCTGCAAACATCCCATAGCAGTTTTTGTTGCAAATGTATAATTTCCAAGATGAAACGGTATTCCTGCATCTTCGCAGAAGCGGAGGAAAGAGTACGCATTGAACAGCTCCTGATCAATGCCCCCCGTTGAGAATGTCCGGGTAATCCGCCCTACGTCAAATTCATGCTTTTCCGAGATGCTTTTTCTCTGAATGGGTGGAGCACTCAGAGCCAGTTCAAACAGCTTCAATTCGCCCCATGGATCGCATTTGTAACCTTTTAATTTACTCCAACGATCTTGGAACTGCTTATTTTTATCTTGAAACTCACCCAAGTTGTTTCTTTGAAATGCAGCGGCGTTTTGAATATATTCTCCCAGAAGCATTGCGTTACTCTCTTGGGAAAACATGGAAAGATCAGGCCTTCCTTTCTTGCTATTGGTACTTTTTCTGATCCTTTCAAGGGCACCTCTAACAAGAATTTCCGCTTGGTTAACCAAACCGATCTCAGCTAGTAAAGCCGCGCGCTTCACCATCCAATAAGGATGTGATTGGTTGGGTAGCCAATTTTCAAGTCTTTCTTTGACATTGGGCAAATCCAAGGTAAAAAGGCAGAAGAGAACACCTTCATAATTCAAAAATTCTTGTTGCTCCACCGAAAATTGATCAGAAATTGCCTTGAGTCGTTTTTCTGCTTCCTTCCATTTTTTAAGAAGCCCTTCCTCACGGTAGAACCGAAGCATGGCAAGTGCTAGTGCTATCCATGCTTCCTTAATTTCCTTCCAGGGAAGGTTGCAGACCACCTCTGCCCCAGCGCGGGACAGGCGGTTTTTGGATGGATTGTCCTTATCGAAGGGGTAGCACCTTTCGAGAATTACTTCACATATCGTGGCAACTTCGGAGAAAAGCGGCAGCAAACACCGTTCAAGCCGCCAGATCAACTCGAACGTATATTGGATATCCAATCCTGGGGGAAATTGATCCATACCCAGGGAATAATTGACCCAATCCTGTGTGTATTTCCAAAGTCTTTCGCGATTACTATTTGGCAGGATCAGCCATCCCGGATAGTCTTGTCGCTGCTTCCGCCATTCTTCCGTGATTTTCTTTACCGCTTCGATGCGGTCCGCAGCCTGAGGGGGAGACATCATTTTTTGAGTAGTCTCAGGCCAGCCGGGTAATTTCGGTTCCTTCGTTTCCATAAAATCAAGAAACTTCTTTAAAGCCTGCTTGTGGTCATGCTTATCGATGCCAGAACAGCAAGACATATTGACAACCGTAATCCCACGTTTCACTAAAAGTTGTATCTTTGCTGACGACAGGTCAAAGGCTCCTAAAAGATATATTTTCTGCATTTTGTCTCTGCCGAGATTATCGCGAATCCAGCCAAGCCACTGGAGAAAGTTCGGATCATCCCCGGAAAACCCTACCAGACACAACGTATTTTCCAGTAGAGACTGCTGGACGGTATTGACAAAAGGAGCATTATCATACGGATACCGCCGATAATCCTCCTCGGTGATGACAAAGGGGCGCTCGGATGGAAAGCTGCCGTGAAGCTTTACAATTCTTGGTTTGTCAGCGTAAGGGATATCCTCTGTATTGACAACGGGCCGATATCTCCTCGTCACTACTTTTGCGCTAGCCCGTTCAAGCAGGGTATCATAATTGGTCGTGAACACATCCACCCACGGTAATTCAAGAATCTGGACATGAAGATCGGATGGTTCGATAGTGAGATCAGGAATATTGTCTCGCAGCAAATTATCCAGCGCAGGCCGACCGAATGCTGCCTCCACCTCATCGGCCAGTCTCAAGACATTCAAATATTTCTTTTGGGTTGAATCAGGCTTTTCGCCACGTGCCTTCTGGAAAAAAAGGTCTCCCAACTGGTTCCAATCAGGAAATCCATCGCCCGCGTTCTTGCTGAAACCGGCGCCGACCATGACCGCGGCACGGTTAGACCAAAGGCGATCCGCAATTTCGTTCAGGTAGGGCCGTATGGATTCCGGCACATCAATATGGGATTCTTTGCTCATATTTACCTCCCCCGGATTTCCGGCAAACATGGCGGTATGGACTGCCCAGAGATTTTCAGCACGATTCTCGAACTACGCCACTGCATTGGCTGAAATCCTGCATTCTTCAATAAGGACACTCTCTTCTTTCAATAAACATTTTCCCAAATATTACCATATATTTCTTTGAGGCTCGCATGTTTGCAGATCTTTTCGACAGGTTATCAAGGTGCAGAGCCGCTTTGTCCAAATGGGGTGGCTCTTACCCCGCGCGCCAGTGGCTCTTATATCTGCGAGCAAGCGTCTCTCTAAAAAAACGCGTTTTGCATTTTACCTTTACCAAAGTTGAGGCTCACGTGAGAAGGCCGGGGAATACGGAATGAAGACCGGTAAAGGATGGTACGATTACCAGCAACAGAAGTAGTAAAGGAAGGAACACGGTACAGGAGCATGTGGAGAAGTGTCGTTGAGGATCTAACCAAGCTCTCCATCTGGGTGTAGGAGCGAGAAGACCTTATTAAGATGCTGAAGAAGTGTTTCTTCACGTTCCACGTTTGGGCTGGAAGGGAAGGGGGAAGGTTTTCCGACCTAAGGGGAAATGGACCTGAATGAAGAAAAGAACGGAGGAAAAGCGTGAGATCTCTTTCCCTCCGTTTGGGTTTCCGGCCTTTTTTTTAGTTTCTCAGGAGATGTTGCGCCGCTTGACCATTTCAGCGAGGACCTTATCAGCCACTGTCTTCCAGTCCACTTCCAGCGCGTCGTATATCGATTTCATTTTGGGCGCCAGTTCAGAAGGAGAAAACTTGGATTCGTAGTGCGTTGTGGTATTTTTCGTGGCATCACTAGGCTCGTGGCCAAGAATTTCGGACGTATAGCATTTTTCTATCCCGATCGTTTTTCCGACGCTGGCGATGGTGTGACGGAAAGAGTGAAACACTTTGACGCCCGTTTGACCGTTAGGGAATGTTTGGGCTGCGTCTTCGCCCAGTCTTTCCTTGACGTAAGTATTCCACCATCTTGCAGCGTTCCGCGAGAAGGAGGCTTTTGTTCCTCGCCCCTTGGTGAATCCCCAGATATTGTCCGTCTCTTCCTTTTCGATCATCAAGAATTGCATGATCCGAACAAGGGGTTCCGGTACCGGGATGGTTCTTTTGGAAGCTTTGTTCTTCACCCGGGTTCCCATTTCAGCATTTTCGTCGATCCGCAGGCACAGGATACCGTCGGCAGTAAAAATATCGCCCCGGCATAATTGCCCCAATTCTTCCGCCCGGGCGCCCGTCAATGCCCCGAAGAGAAAGTAGGCCGGCGTCCCGATGGCTTTTCCCCCCTTGAGCGAATCTGTTACGAAGGTGCTGTCGAAAAGCTTCTGCAGGTCATCAGGGGAGTAGGTGAGACGGACAAATTTCTGTTCCTTGTCCGGAAGCACCACTTCTTTCTTCACTATGGAATAGGGGACTTTCAAAGCCCGGGGATAGAAATCGTGGCCCCTCTTCAGGATCATATTCAGCGCGGTGGTCCATTTTTCCACCGTAGCGTTGGAAATCTTCTCCTCTGGTATTTTCCCCCGGAGAAGTACATTGGGATCGAGATCCTCCATCTTTTGTCCCTGCCGGGCAGACAGCCGGGTATTGAAAATATCCATGAGTTCGGTGAGATGTTCCTTGGTTATTTCGGAAACTTTTCTGCCTTGGCCGAAATAGCGAAGAATGAATTTGAATTTCGACTCAAACTCTCCTCGGGTCTTTTCCGTCCAGCGAACTTCCTTCCGGGCTTTTGATGTAGTCTTCTCGGCAATAATTTCCTGTACGAGCGTTGCGATTTCCGGGTCTTCATAGTCCGGTCCTACAGTGGGAAGGGGTGTAGTATTATTCACTGAAACTGCCGGCGGCACTACCGGATGTTCGGATCTGTAGGCAATTTGTACGGATTCCGGCGGAAGAATGCCGTTGAGTTCCCTTAGGGCACGGTCGCAATTCGCCAGTGCGCCGGATACGAATTTTTGGGCGATCGACGGGAAATGCCTGTTTGTGTGGGGGATGAGTTTCCGGACGTTGTAAAGGTCGGTAAAAGCTCTGGCCTTTAGTATGTTCCGGAAATTCTTCTTCCGGACAAGGAGATAGAGGGTCAGGTCCTCAACCTCCATTGATATCCCGAGATTGTACCCTTCGACAATGCGGTGGTCGGATGCAAGGAGTTTTTTTTCAAGAAAGGCCCAGTCATTTGCGATGAGCAGCTCCACCATTAAGTCTATCTCTCGCTGGGAGAATTCCGTTTCAGGTGATTTTTCGGAGGTGACGGGGATGATTCTTCTTTTTCCCTCGAAAAGCTCCCAAAAGTTATTGTGCTGCTTTGTGTCACCGTAGACCTCGTTGATCGCTTCCTTTTCCGTCTCTTCGTCGGGAGTCAGATGAAGGGAGTGGTCACGGGCCAGGGCAACCGACTCGACGGAGTCGTCCCAGGAAGGGTTGTACTTGTCGGTGAGAAGCAGGGCTTCCTCATGGAGCAATTTGACTCTTTCGTCTTTTTCTTCAGGCGTGAGATTCATGGGCAGAAAAATCAGTCCAGCGCGAAGGTATTCTCCTCTTTTTCGCGCGAGTTTGAGGTAGGGGGTTTTGAGGGAGAGCCGGATTTCCGATTTGTTCCATAGGAATCGCTCCGTTTGAGGTATGACCCAGCGGAAATAATAAATATTCCCGCGGCGCTCGATGAATGGAACACCAGTTTGTAACACCAAGGGTGCTGTACGCTTTTGGCGCACAGCGTGTATACCGTTTTTCTCTTCTGTTTCCAGTATTAAGGCATGATTAATGGCGGAGAAGGAGGGATTCGAACCCACGGAACCTCACGGTTCAGACGCTCTCCAAGCGCCCGCCTTCGACCACTCGGCCACTTCTCCGCATACAACGGCGAACATTATATCACAGCTTTCCAAGATTGCCATACCTGGGAAACAGTTCTTCAGCTGGCGGAGAAGGTGGGATTCGAACCCACGGGGCAGCAAGCCGCCCAATTGATTTCGAGTCAATCCCCTTCGACCACTCGGGCACTTCTCCGCACAGAAAAGAATTATACACGTTCACTTTCGGCTTGCCAAGTGCGGTTTCCTAAATCCGCAAATTTTTCAGGCAGCGGGAGTGTCGCCGGGCATAAGGTGAATTCGCCCTCCCCCAGGGGCGAAGAGATCTCGCTCCGCGCTCTTTGGCGCTCTTTGGCGCTCTTTGCGGAGGGATCCCCAGGGGAGGGCGGACAGTGCCAAGGGACGAGGAACCGACACGGATGTCGGTTTCACAAGCACGCCGTACTTTTCATTCGCTGTGATAGAGCTTCCGGTGTTCCCTGAACAGGGCGTAGTGTTTTTTGAGCATCTGTGGAATCGGGAGGTTGTAGGGACATTTGGGCAGGCATGCGCCGCACTCCACGCACAGGGGAAGCGTCTCGAGAGCCTGTGTCACGTACCCGCACGCCACTTGGGGGGACATGCGGGAGGCGAGCAGGGGGTAGGTCATGCCGAGGGTGATGGAAACTCCGTGGGGGCAGGGCTGGCAGTACTCGCATCTGCGGCAGAACTCCTTTCCCATAGTGTCGGCGATGGATTTCATGGTCCTGCGGTCTTGATCGGTCACGGCATTGGGAGAATCGTAGAAAGAGGTCACCTGGTCGACGGATTCCACCGAGTCGTACCCCGGAATGGGCAGGATGTACGGATGTGACCTCAGGAACTTGAAGGCGAGAGGCGCGTCGCTGATGGCCCCGCCGGCAAAGGGCTTCATGGCAATGAAGGCGAGACCCATTTTTTGAGCGAGGGGGAGAAGAGACTCTGCCGCTCCTGTTTCGATGAAATTGAACGGAAACTGGATGGAGACGAACTTGCCTGTGGAGATGGCCTTTACGGCCATGGGGATGCCGTGGGACGTGATGCCGATAAACCTGACCTTCCCCTGTCGTTGGGCCTCCAGAGCGGCGTCGAGGGCTCCGCCGGGAGCGATGATGGCCTGCCAGTCCTTTTCCTGGACGACCTGGTGAAACTGGAAGAGATCGATATAGTCGGTCTTCATTCGCTTCAGGCTAAGGTCGATGTGCTCCGATACGCCTTTTCCGTCACGGTTCTTGCTCTTGGTAGCGATGAAGATTTTCTCCCTCACGCCGGACAGCGCCAATCCGAATTTTTCTTCGCTTCCCTCATAGGAATTCGCGGTATCAAAGAAGGTAATTCCTTTGTCGTAGGCCCTTTTGAGGACCCTCACCGCTTCGTCCGTTGTGAGCCTGATGATGGGAATGCCGCCGAAGCCGAGTTCTGAAACGATGGCGCCTGTGCTGCCGAATGGAAGGTAGCGCACGATTACCAGCTCCTTCGAGAATAACAAGATTGTATTAAGGATACCAGAGATTCCACTTTTGAGAGAAGGCTGCATGCACTGTCAGGAACCTAAGGCGGGCACAGAAAAAAAAGGCTCCTCCCGTGGCGCCGGAGGAACCCTTTCCTCATCATGTTCCGGACATTGGATTTTCTAGGCTTTCGCCTCTACGCCGCAGAAGACCTCCGCCATCTTCCCGAGGGCGATGTCGATCTCC
Proteins encoded in this region:
- the dsr2 gene encoding anti-phage defense-associated sirtuin Dsr2, producing MSKESHIDVPESIRPYLNEIADRLWSNRAAVMVGAGFSKNAGDGFPDWNQLGDLFFQKARGEKPDSTQKKYLNVLRLADEVEAAFGRPALDNLLRDNIPDLTIEPSDLHVQILELPWVDVFTTNYDTLLERASAKVVTRRYRPVVNTEDIPYADKPRIVKLHGSFPSERPFVITEEDYRRYPYDNAPFVNTVQQSLLENTLCLVGFSGDDPNFLQWLGWIRDNLGRDKMQKIYLLGAFDLSSAKIQLLVKRGITVVNMSCCSGIDKHDHKQALKKFLDFMETKEPKLPGWPETTQKMMSPPQAADRIEAVKKITEEWRKQRQDYPGWLILPNSNRERLWKYTQDWVNYSLGMDQFPPGLDIQYTFELIWRLERCLLPLFSEVATICEVILERCYPFDKDNPSKNRLSRAGAEVVCNLPWKEIKEAWIALALAMLRFYREEGLLKKWKEAEKRLKAISDQFSVEQQEFLNYEGVLFCLFTLDLPNVKERLENWLPNQSHPYWMVKRAALLAEIGLVNQAEILVRGALERIRKSTNSKKGRPDLSMFSQESNAMLLGEYIQNAAAFQRNNLGEFQDKNKQFQDRWSKLKGYKCDPWGELKLFELALSAPPIQRKSISEKHEFDVGRITRTFSTGGIDQELFNAYSFLRFCEDAGIPFHLGNYTFATKTAMGCLQRISRSSSFWAAATLARLGDTKAADELFNRESIYKFTDKEADQLIQSYLETLDNCRDDIRTGDVFRNNNFGTRLARLLPEVISRLCCKCSSDMKGKLLSFLAEIYASPDKGKYGNVKSLVRRLLSSMSETEQYNHIPDLLKIPVPEGLHNPIIRDEFRNPFLLFNLNQKPAFAVKRIDIQPEFIEKLLYETGLEDTERRRWALSSLIQLHKMELLDAGQSKRLASDLWRVTDQYGLPEGTDFYKFVFLSLPHPEGVDLAKLFRNYVTAASFPVQKDKQKGGIAITGGSIPLATEILGANSSEEIFWTREDAVEILQKLLVWWDADKSMLDKEERGPAWFGSIPEEFRARFASIASLLAEVVGPKLSPDSPAEIKDSLSRLFEEMRKHSLHTLEAEAACLHLFPERKFDVFDRIKSSLISNIEDREKDGLEAISRIVFGNMDADDGSVEPDPLLMLSQYLTWHFGHSTSRAMSIVVRILKKTSGQFYAKQQMCVLEEAAQHQLGRLLGETSYDKDDSVLTFEKKVEMRRSAATLAATLQARYGARGLPVPGIVEEWRKRCFSPREFSEVTSAWMN
- a CDS encoding tyrosine-type recombinase/integrase, translated to MNLTPEEKDERVKLLHEEALLLTDKYNPSWDDSVESVALARDHSLHLTPDEETEKEAINEVYGDTKQHNNFWELFEGKRRIIPVTSEKSPETEFSQREIDLMVELLIANDWAFLEKKLLASDHRIVEGYNLGISMEVEDLTLYLLVRKKNFRNILKARAFTDLYNVRKLIPHTNRHFPSIAQKFVSGALANCDRALRELNGILPPESVQIAYRSEHPVVPPAVSVNNTTPLPTVGPDYEDPEIATLVQEIIAEKTTSKARKEVRWTEKTRGEFESKFKFILRYFGQGRKVSEITKEHLTELMDIFNTRLSARQGQKMEDLDPNVLLRGKIPEEKISNATVEKWTTALNMILKRGHDFYPRALKVPYSIVKKEVVLPDKEQKFVRLTYSPDDLQKLFDSTFVTDSLKGGKAIGTPAYFLFGALTGARAEELGQLCRGDIFTADGILCLRIDENAEMGTRVKNKASKRTIPVPEPLVRIMQFLMIEKEETDNIWGFTKGRGTKASFSRNAARWWNTYVKERLGEDAAQTFPNGQTGVKVFHSFRHTIASVGKTIGIEKCYTSEILGHEPSDATKNTTTHYESKFSPSELAPKMKSIYDALEVDWKTVADKVLAEMVKRRNIS
- a CDS encoding aldo/keto reductase; the encoded protein is MRYLPFGSTGAIVSELGFGGIPIIRLTTDEAVRVLKRAYDKGITFFDTANSYEGSEEKFGLALSGVREKIFIATKSKNRDGKGVSEHIDLSLKRMKTDYIDLFQFHQVVQEKDWQAIIAPGGALDAALEAQRQGKVRFIGITSHGIPMAVKAISTGKFVSIQFPFNFIETGAAESLLPLAQKMGLAFIAMKPFAGGAISDAPLAFKFLRSHPYILPIPGYDSVESVDQVTSFYDSPNAVTDQDRRTMKSIADTMGKEFCRRCEYCQPCPHGVSITLGMTYPLLASRMSPQVACGYVTQALETLPLCVECGACLPKCPYNLPIPQMLKKHYALFREHRKLYHSE